A region from the Vulpes lagopus strain Blue_001 chromosome 5, ASM1834538v1, whole genome shotgun sequence genome encodes:
- the LOC121492220 gene encoding BET1 homolog, translated as MRRAGLGEGEPPGNYGNYGCANSGYSVCEEENERLTESLRSKVTAIKSLSIETGHEVKHQNKLLAEMDSQFDSTTGFLGKTMGKLKILSRGSQTKLLC; from the coding sequence ATGAGGCGTGCAGGCCTGGGTGAAGGAGAACCTCCTGGCAACTATGGGAACTATGGCTGTGCTAACAGTGGTTATAGTGTctgtgaagaagaaaatgagagactcACTGAAAGTCTCAGAAGCAAAGTAACTGCTATAAAATCTCTTTCCATTGAAACAGGCCATGAGgttaaacatcaaaataaattattagctGAAATGGATTCACAGTTTGATTCTACAACTGGATTTCTAGGTAAAACTATGGGAAAACTGAAGATTTTATCTAGAGGGAGCCAGACAAAGCTGCTCTGTTAG